The nucleotide sequence TCCCCGATTGTAGTGCTGTGGCCTGGGCTCTGGGGAGCATCCTCCTTGGGTTTaggttgggtttgtttctttggggggtttggttgttttggttttttcctctctccatctcccaATTCTGTGGGCAGGGAGCGGGGAGATGCCCGTGCCCCCTCCCCGGCTGTGTAAAAGTGTATCATGGAAGCGCCAGATTTGGAAATAAAAGTCTATAAAATGGTCCTGGCTTCTCTGCCGTCTCTCCCTGTGCTCAGGATCCATGGCTGGGGCTATGGGCACAGTGCCCGGGCTTGAGGCAATGCTGGGAGGGGGCTTGGGCAGGAGCTCACAGCCAGCTCCTGGGCTGAAGGGGAGTTGCCGTGGCCCGGGGCAAGGTGACCAGGTCACAGGGACTTCAGGTGCTGCTAGTTGCTTGAACTTGGCTCTGTCCAAGCCTGTTCACCCAGAGATGGGTTTGGCtgcagtggtgcccagtggccCCGGTCCTGGCTGGCAGGTCTGCAGCACTGCGGTGGCTGTGGTTAGCCACGGGGCCCAcgcctggcagcagctggcacccCTGGCCAGCAGCCTGGGTGAGGCCAAGGGGAGAAATCCACTGTCCGAAGGCAGCATGATCTCAGCAGGGCCGATCCGGGCTGCGGGCAAGGAGGGGGAAgcgtgaggagaggctgagcgtGATCCTTGGGCCCTCTGTCCCTCCCTTTCTTGCTGTTGGAGGGGAAAGAGCAGGTGAGCAAAGGGCAGTATTGATCCACGGCACCTTGAGCAAGGCTCGCCATCAGTcatcttccctccatccctcacGGGCTCTGTCCTTAGCGCTGGCCTGAGCCTAACCCAGCCCAGGGCGGCCCCCGAGCACCGGGGAGGCCAGACGCACGGCAGCCCCCGGGGAGTCGCGTTGGCGATGCCAGGAGCTGCGGTGCGGTCCTGCAGCCCTTCCCGAGGCTGACCTGGGGGCGAGGGACCAGGGAGAGcgggtgggggggtctggggaAGCCAGGGGGGGCCACAGGCAGAGCAGCCAGCCAGGGGTGCAGAGGCTGGAGGCTGGGGCGCAGGAACCAGTGGCACAGGGTGGGGACAGGGAGCGGCGATAAGGAGGCAGTAAATGGCAGCCGGCGCTATCAGTTGCTACCAAGCAGGAGCCCTGTGATGGCCTCTGCTTCGGTGCCAGGTGAGCGGACACGCGATGGGGAGGCAGCAGGCACGGGCAGGCGCCTGTGTCAGCATCAGCGAGCCGCTACCCGGCCGCGGTGGGACTGACGGGCATGAGGGTGGGACAGCGGGGGGTCGGGGATGCgggagaggctgaggggagcAGGCTCAGCCCCACTGCTGAAAGGCAGCCGAGGAATCTGCATGTAGCTGCTGTGGGACCCAGTTTATGCCAACCACAGGGAGAGCCACAGTGGCCACGGGTTTCCCCCCACCCAGCCAGCAGGGATGGGAACGAGTCGCTCTGACCCCGCAGAGCGCGGTCCCAGGTGTCACCGCTCATGCCACTCACTCACCGGCCCCATCCCACCACCCGGGGCACACGGGATTCCCTGGCGCCTGCCCTGCCCTCTCCACTAGCTTCACCCTGCACCCTGgcaccagccagcccagcccacGGGTGCCTGGATTTCCACTGCCATGTCCCCATAAGCCTGGGCCAAGCCTGACTCAGAAATGCTCTGAAACCAATGGCAGTCCCAGGTAGTGGTGGAGCCCAGGAAGGCGTGATGGGTTCAGCGCAACTCTGgtgcctgctggggacctttggaATAAGATAACGGCTGGGTCTGCGCATGCTGTGGGAGAGTGGGGCATTCCACAGGGCACAGCACACCCGTTTCCAGCAGGTAAGCAGCGGCCGGAGGCGGTGGAAAATACCCCAGATGCCACGGCCGGAGGCTGTGGGTAACTCTCCTTGCCCCAggcacagctcctgctccaggaCATGGAGTGGGGAGGGGACACCCATGGGAGCCGTGGGGGCACAGGAAGGTGATGGCGGGGCCCCGAGCATCCCCCGAGCAGGTGTCCCGGGGAGGTGAGCTCCTGGCAGCTCTTGGCAGGGGGTTGGCACCAGGACATGCCTGGTGGCAAGAACCCTGCCCTGCACGCAGCATGGGTGCTGGGCCATGGCGATGCCCTGGACGCTGTTGAGGGCCAGGAGCTGAGACTCGCCAGGACAGTCCACAGGACAGGATGGTCCTGGGGACAGCGGTGACAGCCCTGGGCCTGCCACAGCCAGGGAATCCAGCACAACAGGGCACCGGGGGGAGTGTGGCAGGTGCCATGCAGCAGTAGGGCTAGGAAGCGGGCAGCTCCTcagcggggcaggagggagggcaggagtcGGGGAGCAGTGTTTCAAAGATCACGGGTTGGTATTAATAAATAGGAGGGAGCAGAGCATGCACCTGGCTGGTGACACCTGATCAACTTGGGCACAGCAGGTAGGAGGGCTGGGGGAAATGTGGGGACTCGGGCTGGCACAGCCCCGGGCACTCTGCGAGTGGCTCGCAGGTCTGGTTGCAAGTGAGCACCTCGGGACCAGCCAGGGCCACCAGCTGGGTGAGCCCGGCAGGACAGCGGCAGCTCTCAGCTCGAGCCCCAAGCAAGGCCAGGCTGTGGATCTGTACAGAGAAGCCTTGGCCCCACCGTCCCAGCCCTGTGAAGGGAAagacccccagcccagccccgctcctccATGCCCACGGGCTCACCCTTGCTCCGcagtgcaggggctggggagggcggTGGCGGAGAGATGGTGAGCCCGTGACACTCGCTGGAGGTTGACATTCCTACTCCCCTCATGTGTAAAGGGACAAAGTCTGCAgacagggctgtggggtggctgggGCTTTGCTCGGCGGCTGTGCCGGCCCACTGCCCTGGCCGCGCTGCGGTACGTGGAGGAGAAGGGTGGTTAGCACCGAGGTGGGTCCTGtgtgggcaggcagagggggacCCCacctggggcagctctgctggcagcccCCACCTGTGCACCCCAGTGGGGCAGACGGGGCTGgcgcagggcaggagcaggcagcgctGATTGCCGAGGcctcagctccctccctgcccacacGCCGGCTGCCTGCCACTCTCTGTTGTGAGCTGCTGCCACTGCTTCAGGACTCCCAAAACTCGGCTCACCCCTGGCCTCAGGGCCGATCCTGCACGCCTGGCCGGGACGGGATGGCTCCGCGGGgcgagcagggctgcaggaggggctgcGGGGTGAGTAGGGTGCCAGGTGCCCCCAGCCGTGGGGACGTGGCTGAGCTGTCCGTCGTGTCCCCGCAGCAGGCTGGCACGCAGGAGGGCCAGATGGGCATGGCAGTGGAGATGGCACTGAGCCACCGAGCGCCCCGTGAGGTGCTGAGTGAGGCCGACCTGGAGGAGCTGGCACAGCGGAAACCTCCCACCAAGCCCTCACTGCGCAGCTGTCTCCGCAAGACCAGGTAGGACCGCACTGGCCAGGGGGATGTGCCTGGACCCCAGCAGGCACCGTGtaccccagccccactgccacgGGGAGCCTGGCTCTGGCTGTCCCAGCCCCTGCGGTAGACACGGTGTAGACCCAGGGACTGGTCCCCCAAGCCCAAACATCCGCATTCCCACTCTATCCTCCTGCCTGGAGGGACAACCGGTTCCAGTGGATGGAGCTGGGTGTCCCACAGGACCCATTGCTTCCCACGGAGCCCCATCCACTCCCACTGATGTCTCCAAGCCCCTGCACTTGTGCTCAGCCCCggctcctgctccttccccaccagATGCTCGGTCTCCACTGCCAAGTCCCTGCTTTACCGGTTCCTGCCCTTCCTGCGCTGGATGCCCCGCTACCCAGTCAAGGACTGGCTCCTGGGGGATATTGTCTCGGGCTTCAGTGTGGGCATCATGCACCTGCCCCAGGGTGAGTGATGCCATGCCCAGGTTGCCGGGGGCTCCCTGCAGGTTgggggggccagggcttggccatcCGTGACATGTCTCCCTGCTCTGCCATGTCCAGGGCTTGCCTACGCACTGCTGGCCGGGCTGCCGCCTGTCACTGGTCTCTACTCCTCCTTCTACCCCGTCTTCCTCTACTTCTTCTTTGGGACATCCAGGCACAACTCCGTGGGTGAGCTGAAGGACCATGTGCTCCCACAGGGACGGTGGGGAGGGAGCGAGTATGAGAGGGGTGAGCCCTCCTCCACAGCACAGCATTACCACATCACCGGCTGGGGGGGACCTTTCTTGCCTTTACTTTGCCCCACCAAGAAGGTGGTTGGCCAAACCAGAGCCAAAGCACAGTGGGTGCGCTTTGAGCCCAGCCCAAGAGGATAGGTGCCTGTGGACCTCAGAGAGGTCCTGGTGCTGACCTTGGGCTCCCTGCCCacaccctgcctgtccccaggccCCTTTGCTGTCATCTCTGTCATGATCGGGAGCGTGACGGACTCCCTGCTGCCCAGCGAGAACTTCATGGAGTCCGTCAATGGCAGCAACATGACAGTCAATGAGGCACGGCGGGATGCTGCCAGGGTGGAGCTGGTGGCCACCATCACTGTCCTGACGGGCATATTCCAGGTAAGGGGGCCCCAGCCTAGCCTCGCAGGGAACGGGGGGCCGTGGTGCCCCAGGGCCACACGCTGTGGGTCGCTTCTGCTGCCTCTCCTTCCAGGTGGCCCTGGGCCTGCTGCAGTTCGGCTTCGTGGTGACCTACCTCTCGGACCCGCTGGTGCGTGGCTACACCACTGCTGCCTCCGTGCATGTCCTCGTCTCCCAGCTCAAGAATGTCTTTGGGGTCTCCCTGGGCGAGCACTCAGGGCCGCTCTCACTGTTCATGGTGAGTGGGGGCTCACTGCTGCCCAGGACTCCCCAGGTGCTCACCTGTGGGGCACATGGAGGCCCCCCAAAACCTGCCAGGGAGGAATCTGCTTTCCTGagccctttccctcctcctgtgTCCTCTAGACCTTCATTGAGATTTGCCAGAAGCTGCCACAGACCAACGTGGGCACTCTGGTGACAGCCATCATTGCCATGGTGGCCATCTTCGCCGTGAAAGAGTTCAACCACATATTCGCCACCAAGCTGCCCATGCCTATCCCCATCGAGCTTATCACGGTAcccagagctgccccagctcCTTGTGGGGATGCAGCCACGGGTGGCCCTGTCCCCTCCAGGGTGGAGAAGGGTGGGATGGAGTGCCTTGGCGAGTGCAGCTCCAGGGCATgtgtcccctcctcctccaccatgGTCCCTGTGCAGGAAGGCCCTCCCTCACTCCAGCCATCCTCCCCCAGATCATTGTCTCCACTGGCATCTCCTATGGCGTCAACCTGAACGCCAAATTTGGCATCTCTGTGGTGGGCCACATCCCCAGCGGGTGAGCACAGGCGGGCGGtgagggtggctgtgctggggcacCGCGCTGCCCGCGGGACCCCCCTTTTGAGCCCCATCTCCCTGTCTTGGCTGTAGGTTGAAGCCGCCTGTGGTCCCTAACGTCAGCTACTTTGGGCAGGTTGTGGGCAATGCCTTCGCCATTGCTGTGGTGGGCTACGCCATCTGCATCTCCCTGGGTAAGATCTTTGCCCTGAAGCATGGCTACAAAGTGGACAGCAACCAGGTGATGCTCTGACGCACAGGGCCCCTTCCCTGGGTGAAAACCAAGCTTGTACTTCTTGCAGCCAGGGGTAGGCATGGTGCTCCCACACCGCTGCTCTGTCCCCGCAGGAGCTGATCGCGCTGGGCCTCTGCAACTTCCTGGGGGGCTTCTTCCAGTGTTTTGCCATCAGCTGCTCCATGTCACGGAGCCTGGTGCAGGAGAGCACAGGGGGCAACAGCCAGGTGGGTCTGGGCAATGCTGCCTCCCCCCGCGGGGCTGGACTGGGGGCAAGGAACACAGCAAGCAGTGGGTGGCTCACCTCTCACCTCCCACTTTCCTTCCCCTCAGGTAGCTGGTGTCATCTCATCCCTGGTCATCCTGGTGACCATCCTGAAGATCGGAGAGCTCTTCCGGGACCTGCCCAAGGTACATCTGGTCCCATAGCCTCCGTGCCACGTCCCACCCCTGTGCCCGTCCCATGGCAATGTGGTGTGGCAGGGGAACAGCCAAGGGCCATGCCCCAGGCCTGCCCTCAGCATCCTCATAGCTGCAGGCACTTCTCCCTTAGGCCATCTTGTctgccatcatcatcatcaacctCAAGGGTATGTTCAAGCAGTTCAGTGACCTCCGCACGCTCTGGAAGTCCAACCAGGTGGACCTGGTAAGGTGCTGACCGGCCCTGGGGCTTTGCTCTTGTCCCTGGAGAGGGTTTCTCCACCCTCCCCGAGGCTTGCAGGTGCCAGCAGAGAGGTCATGCTGCAGCTAACCACGTCTCCCTTCCAGATGGTCTGGATTGTGACCTTCGTGGCCACCCTCATGCTGAACTTGGACATTGGCCTGGGGGCCTCAGTGGCCTTCGGGCTGCTCACCGTCATCTTCCGCACCCAGCTGTGAGTACCCCAGGGCTGGGGCCAGTGCTGCATCCCGAGGGCAAGGGGAAGCCCGTGGTGACCTCAGCCccttgctctgctccctgcagcccccactaCTCCATCCTGGGGCGCGTCTCCGACACCGATGTCTACCGGGACGTGGCTGAATACCAGATGGTAACAGCACCAGGGGGGTGGGAGAAGAGCCGCCTGCAATGGGGGGGCAGTTCAAAGCACCCCCAGGGGCTGTTTGCTGGGGAAAGGAGCGGGGGGCATTTTGGgcgagggagggaaggggggcagGGGACTCCATTCCTGGGGTAGCACCCTCCCCATCTGCCCCCAGGCACAGGAGGTCCCTGGCGTGAAGATCTTTCGCTCCTCCTCCACCCTCTATTTTGCCAATGTGGAGCTGTATGCTGAGGCCCTGAAGAAAAAGGTAGGAGAGCTGCCAGCCCCCTGGTGTCCCCAGCCTGCCGACACCTGGGGCACCTGGGGACACGGGGCTGCATTGTTTGGCAGAGCGGCATCAACGTGGACCGCCTGATCGAGAAGAAGAAGAAGGCCCTCAAGAagctgaagaaacagcagaagaaagcagagaaggagaaggcaaagagaaaaaaggtgcTTCCCTGCCACGGGGGAACCCTCTGGTGCCACCCTGCACCgcctccctgcctggccctggccctcCCACCCATGCATTTGCCGGGCTTGGTGGCCTGTGGGACTCCCGGTTCAGTCTGGGGCCGCTGGGTGAGAAGAGGCACTGGGGCCAGGCCATGGTGTCACACCCAGGGTCGGCAGGGAAAGCCGGGCCGTTAATGATTAGGTGGAGCCAGTGAGTCATTAGCTGTTTGGCCAGTTTATCAGAACTAAGAGCTAGAGCAAAGGCTGACCTGGTGCCAGCTAATGAGCCCAGCTCTGGAGAGGGTCACTGGGGAGAGGGGTGGGTCCCGGCGCATCAGGAAAAAGCCCAAAGTAGGTGAAGGTGCGAGCAACTCACCTCTCCCGGGGACATCCACTGCCTGTGCCCTAACACAGCCAAAGAGCCTCGCCAAGCCCCACTGTGCGATAGAGCCCAGCCAGGGGTACCGCCAGACCCCGTGCAGTGAGGCCGggtctccttccctcccccaggaCACAGAGGATGGACAGAATGGTCCGGGCGTGGCAGTGATCGAGCTGAGCGGGGCGGAGGGCAGCACGCCCCCCAAGCCCACCTTGCAcaccctggggctgccccagcccagcttccACGCCGTCATCTTGGACTTCAGCCCCGTCAGCTTCGTGGACACCGTCTCCATCAAGATCCTGAAGAACGTAAGAGGCTGGGGGAGCAGGCGGGCCGGCAGCCTTGCCACGGGTGTCCCCGGGACCCTGCAGGGTAGCCCGAtggctgctgcctgtccctcttCCCAGGCAAAATGTTTTCTCCCTTTTGCAGATCTTCAGAGATTTCCATGAGATAGAAGCGGACGTCTTCATTGCTGGCTGCCCAGGTgagaaggctctgcagagccatcAGCCCCTGCTAGGCGTACCCACCCCCTTCGGGACACAGCTCCCTCCatggtgtccccatccccagggttTCCCCAGGAGACAGGTGCTGCAGGTTGTCCCATGGGCCCAGtctgagccctgcagcccccagcgGGGCAGCTGGATCCCTGGTGTCCCCCGCAGCGCAGGGGGAGGGAGGCTGCTCCGGGTGGGGGATGGTGGGCTCAGCCAGGTGCTACAGCTTTGGATGTTTCTCCCTCCACACAGAGCCCGTCCTCGCCCAGCTGGAGCGGGGCAACTTCTTCAGCTCGGCCATCACCAAGCACTGCTTCTTCCCCTCGGTGCACGACGCTGTGCTCCACATCAGTGGGGAGCAGCGCCAGACCTTGGTAAGCACCCAGCCTCGCCGTCCCCGTGACTGCGATGGGAGGGAGGCAGCCAAGccagcccttccctgcctgtGCCCCTTAGGTGGACCTCAGCACCAGGATGTAGTCCCGCAAGAGGAAGACGTCTCCCCGAGGAGCCGGGTGGGCGAGGAGGGCTTTGCCACCCTGATGGCACCAACTCGCCCACCCCGGGGCCCAGAGGCCTCGtacccccaccagcccctccgGACTCCGAGAGCTGGGGCCCTGCCCCGGCCGTGAGCTCCCCGCGACGGAGCTGCTGCAGGCCGTCACGCCAACGTGCCCGCTTGGCTGCCCCACTCGGCCCTGGCACGGGCCTGTCCCACCAGGCCGGGCTCTGGTTtggggggtggcagaggggccCCAAGACTCGGTCAAGGGGGGGGCCCGCTCCCGACAGTGGGTTGGCGTCACAGATAAAACCGTGTACCATGTCTCAGGCTTCGTTTTAATGCACTTTCCTCAATAAAGGTGACTGCAGGCAGCGCCGCTTGGCTGCACCCTGGCACTGGTGGGCACTGCCCGGCTGGGCCCAGGCCCGGGCCTGGCCCTCCCTGCGGGCAGGCTTggcccgccaccccccccccccggccttttTCTGCCACTTTTCCCCCGCCGCGACCCGCTCCGGgcccgcggggctgcggccgAGGGAGCGGTACGGGCGGGGACCCCCCACCCGGGACCCCCCACCCGGGACCGCCatcccccgggcagccccgcggctCCAGCCGCCACCGGGGGGCGCCTCCCCACGCCCGCACGACTTTGCGCATGCGCCCCTCTCCGCCGGCGCGGACGGCCTCCACCTCGTGCGCATGCGTATCGCTGAGTCGCCAGCGGCCGCTCGGCCTCGTGCGCGTGCGCCTCCCCGCCCACAAGGCCCTCCTCCCTGCGCAGGCGCGCTGCAGCCCGCTcggtcggcggcggcggggagaagATGGCGGCTTCCTCTGTGTGCCGGGCGGGGTGCGCGGCCGGGCGGGCCTTGCTGTGGGGCCCTCGCCCCTCCGTGAGTTCAccgcggccgccggcggcgggggcagcggcgAGGTGGGCCGGGGGGAGGCCGGCAATGGGAGCGGTGCAGTGGGGCTGCCGGGCCTAGCCTGCCGGTCGGCCGGGAAGGTCACAGGGACGCGGCGGCcggtgcggggcgggcggcggtcGCCATGGAAACCCCCCTGCTTGCGGGGCTTGCCGGGGGCCTGCTGTCCGCCCCCCTCCTCCGCCCTGGTACGGGGTTTTGACCGGTTCATGGGACTCTTCCCTGGGGTTTTCGACCAGCTCGAAACCTCTGGCGCTGCGGAGGGTTTCCAGTTCTCCGGTTAACGAACGGTGTGTAGCGGGAACTCCTCAATATAAACGTGAAAGAGCTTGTCTGGCCTCGCTTCGGCCAGCTGTGTGCCCAGCGGTCTGCATTCTGGAGGTCTGCCCTGCAGAGGGGAGTTGCTGGTTAGTGGTGATCATAGCCTTTATTTTTTATAGGCAGCTTTGTTGACAAGGAACCGAGGTGCTGCCACCTATGCCCAGACACTCCATAATATCCCTGAGACCCAAGTCACCACTCTAGACAATGGTCTCCGAGTAGCTTCGGAGGAGTCCAATCAGCCAACGTGTACGGTAAGCTTAAGATAGGTTAAGGGCTTACTTGAAAGGCAGTCTTGCCTACTCTGTAGCTGGTCTCCTAAAAGTGACAAACCCCTATTTGAACTGAAGCTTTTGACAGAGACCCTACCACTTCTGTTTGTTAACTGGTGGGATTAATGTAGCAGTAGAAGGCCTAGCCTGGCTTTGTATAAGTTTGTAGTCAAGCTTTCACGCTCTAGAAGTTTTCTCAGCCTTACAGTTTTTGTGTAAGCAGTAAGTGATCAGTAGTAGTTATATATCTGGCAAAACTAGCAAAGGCTTTTGTGAAGCTGctagaaaaaaagccaaaatgtgTACAGGAAATAGTTCCTGGTGCTTGTTGTTATTTTGATGCTACTAGTGCAATGTCTGTGGAGCAGACTTCTTGCTCCTGCTGTTATATTTGTGGCATGAGGCTTGAACatgctctttgttttcctttttaatatgtGTATTGTCATTCTAATATTGTGCTTTTGCCGTTAGGTGGGTGTGTGGATTAGGGTGGGGAGCCGCCATGAAAACGAGAAGAACAGTGGGGCCGGTTACTTCCTGGAACATCTGGCCTTTAAGGTAAGGAGTTGTGCTAGGTCTGGCACAGGACTGCATGGAGAGCTGTTCTAAGTATTCCACTTGTATATTGCGCTCTTGCTTCGGAGGCTGTAGTCGTTAAAACAGAGCGTAAATTGGGTCATCTGAGTCCCAGAGACTTTGCACATAgtataaaaataaacttaaaaaagtACCTAGCCTATATGGTGCTCTTTGGTTGAATACGCAGCAACTTGCAAGCATGCATGAATTAAGGCAACTCTTATTTACTAGTTGGTATTTCCcctcttaaaggaaaaaagttgtaaGTAACAAGTGAGACTGAGTCTGTGATGCTGTGGTTTCAATCACTGACTGTCCCAGCCATTGTGTAGCGCACATACAGGACTATGTTATGAACCATATTTCTTCAGGTTAGCAGGCAGAGCTCAAAGCAGCGTTTCCTGTAGCCAtctatttttctttggttttcttagtGGACCAGCAAAGTTTAGAGGCTACAGCTCTTACTTTTCTAATAATGTAAGCGTCTGCTGAACAGCTCTAGGGCAGAAGGCATCTAAGCCTGGGACTTGCTGACTCGAGTCCAGCCTGTGCCATCATAGGCAACTGCAGCATCTGGCTTGCTCCTTAAGAGTTGAGCTCTGTATTAGAAGTAGGTTTCTGCTCCCATTCGGCTTCCAAATATTGCTGGTTGGATAGCTGGTAACCTGCTTATTTTTGATTTAGGCTTGTTCTTGGTTTATTTCCATGAATGTGATCTTCAGCCACTGTTGTCTCTTAGCGTAGGTGGTCTTCCCTGCTGGGTTTTTATTGGTCTTTCAAAGTACGCCTCAGCCATCCTTTAGCTAGGTAAATAAGCCAAGTTTTAAATCTCTTGCTTTCTGCACTTGCTCTTGACTTTTATAAATCATGTGACAGGTTTTACTgttttaggtttttaatgttcttttccttcctttagtTCTGCCCAAGAGGGAAATCTGTTCACTTCATAATTGTGtttatctggggttttttaggGCACAAAGAAGCGTCCTGGTGCTGCCTTTGAAAAGGAGGTGGAGAGTATGGGTGCTCACCTGAACGGGTACACCTCGCGTGAGCAGACTGCCTATTACATAAAAGCCTTGTCCAAGGACATGCCTAAAGGTGGGATGGCCAACGGGCAAAGTCTGATTTGGAGCTTAAGCAAGCGCTTGTCCTTGTGTTTCTCTCCTACCAGCATCCTTTCTAACAACAGACCAGGGAATGAAGTCATAGCTGAGCCATAAATTGGAGGGAGTTGAAAAGAGCACTGCCATGACATGGTGCATCAAGGCTGCAAGTTCATGTGTTCGTAAAACCAGTTTTGCAAAACTCTTGTTATGTCAGGCTGCACTATATTCCCAGGAGGGAGAGGGGGTGTTCAGTAGTCTGTGGTTGTTTTATGGAGCTGAGAAACTGAGGTCAGCGACAGCTACTGTGTCAGGAGTCCTCAGTGCAGCTCTTGCAGGTGTTGCTTGTGCTCTTGTACCATGTGCAGACTCCTCTTCAGGTCGGTTTTGTCCAGAGGCGGTGATTTGAGTCAGAGCTATGGGCCCTACTGTAGATGTGGGCCTACACTGTAGAGGTCACGTTGTCTGTAAGGATTTGATGTGTATCTGCAACAGTACCTTGCTTCTGACATGCTTCACCTTCTGCAGTTGTTGCCTGCTTTCCGCTGGCAGTGATGCTTGGCAAGGTGACTTGGAGACTTCATGCTAAAACAGTGTTGTTTGTccctccttgatgctgtgggaatAGGTAGTACTCATCTCTAGGTTGCATCCCCTCCCCAGCGTGGTTTGTTGCTCACTCCTCTTGCAGTGCCCCTGCTGCCTGTGTGTCTTTTCTCCTTTCAGCAGCACTGGGTAGCAGTCAGGCAGCAGGATTGCTAACATAGGAAATGTGTTGCAGTTGTAGAGCTTCTTGCTGACATTGTGCAGAACTGTGCACTGGAAGAGTCTCAGATCGAGAAGGAACGTGGTGTCATCCTTCAGGAGCTGAAAGAAATCGACAGCAACTTGACAGATGTTACCTTTGATTACCTTCATGCCACTGCTTTCCAGGGGACTGCTCTGGCCCGCACTGTTGAGGGGACCACAGAGAACATCAAGTGAGCAATAGGCTGGATGTGGTACACAGCCCGTGGGTTCAGTCCTTGGGGTGCATGACTGCTGCTTCTCAGTAGTGGTGACTGCATGAGGAAACCAGTCTGTACACAGAAGTGATCTGTGCCCCTGCGCTTCTTGTTGTGTCTTGACTGTGTTTTTCCTGTTGGCGCTGGTGAAAGTGTAATGCTGCACACATTCTTTAGAATCCCCCTCATGCAAGACATGAGGTTGGTAGGGCCAGGTTGAAC is from Harpia harpyja isolate bHarHar1 chromosome Z, bHarHar1 primary haplotype, whole genome shotgun sequence and encodes:
- the SLC26A6 gene encoding solute carrier family 26 member 6; this translates as MGMAVEMALSHRAPREVLSEADLEELAQRKPPTKPSLRSCLRKTRCSVSTAKSLLYRFLPFLRWMPRYPVKDWLLGDIVSGFSVGIMHLPQGLAYALLAGLPPVTGLYSSFYPVFLYFFFGTSRHNSVGPFAVISVMIGSVTDSLLPSENFMESVNGSNMTVNEARRDAARVELVATITVLTGIFQVALGLLQFGFVVTYLSDPLVRGYTTAASVHVLVSQLKNVFGVSLGEHSGPLSLFMTFIEICQKLPQTNVGTLVTAIIAMVAIFAVKEFNHIFATKLPMPIPIELITIIVSTGISYGVNLNAKFGISVVGHIPSGLKPPVVPNVSYFGQVVGNAFAIAVVGYAICISLGKIFALKHGYKVDSNQELIALGLCNFLGGFFQCFAISCSMSRSLVQESTGGNSQVAGVISSLVILVTILKIGELFRDLPKAILSAIIIINLKGMFKQFSDLRTLWKSNQVDLMVWIVTFVATLMLNLDIGLGASVAFGLLTVIFRTQLPHYSILGRVSDTDVYRDVAEYQMAQEVPGVKIFRSSSTLYFANVELYAEALKKKSGINVDRLIEKKKKALKKLKKQQKKAEKEKAKRKKDTEDGQNGPGVAVIELSGAEGSTPPKPTLHTLGLPQPSFHAVILDFSPVSFVDTVSIKILKNIFRDFHEIEADVFIAGCPEPVLAQLERGNFFSSAITKHCFFPSVHDAVLHISGEQRQTLVDLSTRM